The region TCCCATCCGCCAGGATATGAATTACATCTATCTCTTTTTCTAATAAAGATTTTGTAATCAGGAGATGGCGATGGCATTGTCTTGGGTCTGCTTCAGCACACATAATAGCGGCTCTTTTACCCACCGTTTCCTCAACCAAAAATTGTAAGGTGTTAAGATATTCTTCACTTTGAGCATATTTTTTATAATCTGTTTTCCCGGTGGCAGTGATATATTCTGAATTAGAAGGATACCCCCCCAATCCTTTCCCTAAGTATAGGTATTCCATATTATTTTTCTCAATGATTGGTGCTAATTCATTTTTATTAAACCAGGTGGCATATTTACAATAAGGGGAGGTTCGGACATCAACCAATATTTGAATTTGATGGAGTTGTAATAATTTAATAAAGTTTTCTAATGAATGATTACTATGTCCGATTGAAAAAATCATTAAATGAAACCTCATTTATTTAAATCCGAATTATTTCTATTTCTGTTCCTTTGGTGTCAAACTTTGAGTGAGTGTTGACAAATCTTTTCATCTATATAATTTGATGAATATTGCATAACCCATTGAAAACCAATAGATTGGATATAGATGTAAACTGGAGTTTCGTTAATTTAAGGAGCCATTGAGGCTATCTGAATCCTTATCAATCTGTTTATTTTGTTCAAAGATGGCAAAATTAGGCTCAAAAACCTGATGATTTTTTTGCAACTTATTCTTTGAAGTTGAGTTGATAAAAAATGCTTTACCTATTTTCTTCCCTTTGTGTCCTTTGCGTTACTACTTTCTGCCCTTTGTGGTTTATCCTTTTTTGTAACCGTTCAGGCTATATATCAAAAGTGTAAGAAAGGGGATAAGGAGATAAGAGTGATATGGAGATAAGATAATAGAAATAGATTGAAATTTATAGAAATAGGTAGAAATTGATTGTGAAAAACAACAAATTTCCATAAATTTCTATTAGTTTCTATTAATTTCAATTTTTTTAATAATATCTCCCTATCTCCTTAATCTCCACATCTCCTTTTGTTACACCACCTGAACGCTTACGAAATATTCTTGGAAAGAGCGTTACTACAGCAAAAAAGAGATGAAAAACACTTACTTCCCACTTCCCACAGAGGGAGAAGGAGGAATTAGAGCGAAATAGTATTCATTCTGTTCCCGCTTCCCTGCGGTGAACGGTTACTTTTATACTTGAAGAGGGCATAATTTACGATTCTGGTAAGCGTTCAGGTTATTGCAAAATATCTAATAATAATGTAAAATGGGCAATGTAAAATGAGAGGATAGATGAAATGTAAGGTGATTGGGAAATCAGTTCTTACTGCCAAAACACAGAATTGACTTTTAAATTTTTAATTGCTCATTTTACATTTTACAGTTATTTTTTAAGTAGCTGAACGCTTACCGATTCTGTATCTGCTTAGGTTGTCAGGTTCAAGGTTAGAAAGCTAACCCTTCAACCGTGGACCTGTAACCGTGAACCATGGAACTGAGAATCTAAGTTACAAAAATCACAGATTATGCCTGTGTTGAGTATATTTTATTATAATCTCTATTTTACTCCGTGTTCGTAGACCAAAATCGTGGCTAACCCTATCATCTGAAACACCAGGCTGATAATGTTCAACAAAGTAACCTGTTATTATTTCGTTATCCCCTTCTTCGATAAAAAAGCAAGCAAAACCTACTACTTTGACCATTGAAGGGATAGGTTTAAAAATTTCGACAACCGGTATTTTTAATAATTTAGGACATTGTGGTGAGAAATTATTTATACGACAATCACTTTTACAAGCACCAGTAAAAAGACTGACTAATTCTTCCAATTCATTCTCTTTTAGTTCACGCAGGTTAAAGATATTGCCTACTTTAAGTGTTTTAGAAAATGCAGACCCAAAATCCAGCGCGACTAACTTTTCTTCCAACAAATTCGTTTCTGGCTGTAGGGCAAGTTTATACAAAAAACCAAAGTTTAACCCCGAAGGTCGAATAATTCCCAGAGAAATAGTTTCTAATTCAGTAATAGGGCAAATCGTTCTTAAAATCTCTGCCTGTTTTTGGAGAAATAATGTAATTGTTTTCTTACCAACAAGCCAGGCAAAATAAGTATTGAGGGATAACGATTTATTAATGGTTATCTTATTTAGGGAGGGACTGATAATTATTTCCTCATCATTTAACAAAATACCATAATTTTTTGCCATTTGTTTTATCTTTTTATTAGTTGCCCGGGGTGTATCGATTAAAATAGCCCCTTCTTTAATTATCTCCTCCAAATATCCTTCTACTCTGTTTTTTATCAAATGTAGCCGGATGACATCCGTAATTAATCCGACTAAAAAAAGACCCACGATAATGGCAACTATTATTAAAATCTTATTTAACATCATACCTTACTCACCTTCATCTTCCTCAGGTTGAAGCCCATAGGTTACATTTGGAATTAAAAGTATTTCTTTTTTATCCGAGAGAGATTCAATGTGTTGCGACCTATCTTTAGTTAATACCGCTTGTAATTCTGAGAACTCTTTAGCCAATTTATACCCTATTTTGCCTTTTTTCACCAGGGTATCAGGCAATACCCTTCCCTCTTCACACCAGAGTTTAAGTTCCTTTAGCTCTATTGGACCATATTCCTTATCGACGAA is a window of bacterium DNA encoding:
- a CDS encoding DUF488 domain-containing protein produces the protein MIFSIGHSNHSLENFIKLLQLHQIQILVDVRTSPYCKYATWFNKNELAPIIEKNNMEYLYLGKGLGGYPSNSEYITATGKTDYKKYAQSEEYLNTLQFLVEETVGKRAAIMCAEADPRQCHRHLLITKSLLEKEIDVIHILADGTLDYPKLEEFKNEVQQLSLFE